One window of the Arthrobacter sp. D5-1 genome contains the following:
- a CDS encoding YraN family protein gives MMVMRPKDLLGRSGEALAAGFLESQGMRIVDRNWRCADGEIDIVAIDGDTLVVAEVKTRRSLDYGHPFEAVGTAKLARLHRLASSWCREHELKALRRRVDVVSVIDDGVGEPELDHLRGVG, from the coding sequence GTGATGGTCATGAGACCAAAAGACCTGCTGGGCAGGAGCGGCGAGGCCTTGGCGGCCGGTTTTCTGGAAAGCCAGGGGATGCGGATCGTCGATCGTAATTGGCGATGCGCAGACGGTGAAATCGACATCGTCGCGATCGACGGAGACACCCTTGTGGTGGCTGAAGTCAAAACCCGACGAAGCCTTGACTATGGGCATCCTTTTGAAGCTGTGGGGACTGCCAAGTTGGCCCGCCTCCACCGATTGGCTTCATCGTGGTGCCGGGAACACGAGCTGAAGGCACTCCGGAGGCGCGTGGACGTCGTGTCGGTCATCGACGACGGCGTGGGCGAGCCGGAGCTTGACCACCTGCGGGGTGTGGGCTGA
- a CDS encoding DUF2469 domain-containing protein encodes MSAEDLENYETDMELQLYREYRDVVGLFSYVVETERRFYLANHVDLQARSADGEVYFDLTLQDAWVWDVYRSARFVKNVRVITFKDVNVEELPRSEDLSLPKDGGLGDLGDLGN; translated from the coding sequence ATGAGTGCCGAGGACCTTGAGAACTATGAAACCGACATGGAGCTGCAGCTCTACCGCGAGTACAGGGATGTTGTCGGTCTGTTCAGCTACGTCGTGGAAACTGAACGACGGTTCTACCTGGCCAATCATGTTGATCTGCAGGCACGCAGCGCGGACGGTGAAGTCTACTTCGACCTGACCCTCCAGGATGCCTGGGTATGGGATGTTTACCGTTCAGCCCGTTTCGTGAAGAACGTCCGCGTGATCACGTTCAAGGACGTCAATGTCGAAGAGCTGCCCCGCAGTGAAGACCTGTCCCTGCCCAAGGATGGCGGGCTCGGGGACTTGGGCGATCTTGGAAACTAG
- a CDS encoding YifB family Mg chelatase-like AAA ATPase has translation MGVGRSYCVALVGLNGYIVEVEADIGQTLPNFVILGLPDAALNEAKERIRSAAQNSGIPLSRRKITANLIPASLPKRGSGFDLAITMAVLCAANDVRSIDGTVFIAELGLDGRLRPVRGILPAVMAAVQAGYPDVVVADSNAVEASLVPGANVRGYKTLARLAFDFGADPKELALDYDPGDGCVPDDDGGGDHALVPDLCDVSGQGEARRALEVAAAGGHHMLLTGPPGAGKTMLAERLPGLLPDLADNAAMEVTAIHSLAAVQSSAVRLIRRPPFENPHHSATAAAIIGGGSGLPRPGAASRAHRGVLFLDEAPEYERRVLDALRQPLESGELVIHRSAGTAAYPARFQLVLAANPCPCGKASGKGMDCTCTAMMRRRYFGRMSGPLLDRVDIQLQVERVSLADFGQAGREEDTGTVAARVLAAREAQLDRLRQLGLETNSQVPGRTLRGELRLASGTTRILDTALERGTLTARGYDRVLRLAWTLADLGHSGTPDVDHIGQALSLRQAAGAP, from the coding sequence ATGGGAGTGGGGCGCAGCTACTGCGTTGCCTTGGTGGGCCTCAACGGCTACATCGTGGAGGTTGAAGCCGATATAGGCCAGACACTTCCGAACTTTGTCATTCTGGGCCTGCCGGACGCTGCTCTGAACGAAGCCAAGGAGCGAATCCGCTCGGCTGCCCAAAACTCCGGGATACCCCTGAGCCGGCGAAAAATTACGGCCAACCTGATACCGGCGTCGCTCCCAAAACGGGGCTCCGGCTTCGACCTGGCGATTACCATGGCGGTTCTGTGTGCCGCCAACGACGTCCGTTCCATCGACGGGACGGTATTCATCGCGGAACTTGGTTTGGACGGCCGGTTGCGGCCGGTCCGGGGCATCCTGCCGGCGGTGATGGCGGCCGTTCAGGCTGGCTATCCCGACGTCGTGGTAGCTGACTCAAACGCCGTGGAGGCTTCCTTGGTACCGGGGGCGAACGTCCGCGGGTACAAGACGCTCGCCAGGCTCGCGTTCGACTTCGGGGCCGACCCCAAGGAGTTGGCCCTCGACTACGACCCCGGGGACGGCTGCGTCCCTGACGACGACGGCGGCGGCGACCATGCCTTGGTGCCGGACCTCTGCGATGTGTCGGGCCAAGGCGAGGCGCGCAGGGCGCTTGAAGTCGCCGCCGCCGGCGGCCACCACATGCTGCTGACAGGGCCGCCGGGTGCTGGAAAAACGATGCTGGCGGAGCGTCTGCCCGGACTGCTCCCGGATTTGGCAGATAACGCTGCGATGGAGGTGACGGCCATCCATTCGTTGGCCGCCGTACAATCCTCGGCAGTGCGGCTGATCCGTAGGCCGCCTTTCGAGAATCCTCATCACAGTGCCACAGCTGCGGCCATCATTGGCGGTGGATCCGGACTTCCACGCCCGGGTGCTGCATCTCGGGCGCATCGCGGCGTGCTGTTCCTGGACGAAGCCCCGGAATATGAACGCCGTGTGCTCGATGCGCTCCGGCAACCGCTGGAGAGTGGGGAGCTCGTCATTCACCGCTCCGCAGGAACGGCGGCGTACCCAGCCCGTTTCCAACTCGTCCTTGCTGCAAACCCTTGCCCGTGCGGGAAGGCGTCAGGCAAGGGCATGGACTGCACCTGTACTGCCATGATGCGGCGGCGGTACTTCGGGAGGATGTCGGGTCCGCTGCTGGACAGGGTAGACATCCAGCTCCAGGTTGAACGGGTCTCCCTGGCGGATTTCGGTCAAGCAGGACGGGAAGAAGACACAGGCACTGTAGCGGCCCGGGTATTGGCGGCGAGGGAAGCCCAGTTGGATCGGTTGCGGCAATTGGGGCTTGAAACGAACTCCCAAGTTCCAGGACGCACCTTGCGAGGCGAACTGCGGCTGGCGTCGGGGACCACCCGGATCCTGGACACCGCATTGGAACGCGGCACATTGACTGCCCGCGGTTACGATCGCGTCCTTCGGTTGGCATGGACGCTCGCCGACCTGGGACACAGCGGGACACCGGACGTTGACCACATCGGCCAAGCGCTCAGTCTGCGACAAGCGGCGGGTGCGCCATGA